TCACTCAGACGAGAGGCTTGGCAGGGGAAAAGCGTTGATGAACGCCTTTGAAAAAGCTGAAGGAGATATTGTTGTCTATATGGACGTAGACCTTGCCACAGACCTCAGACACCTGAAGGAAATCGTAGATGCAATAGCCAGAGAAGGCTACGACCTGGCAACGGGTTCCAGATTGATGAAATCAAGCGACACTGACAGACCGGCTAAAAGAGAGATTGCATCAAGGGGGTACAACTTTCTTGTAAGACTCTTTCTAGGCTCTAAAATCCGCGACCATCAATGCGGGTTCAAGGCATTTAAAAAATCGGTGGTTATGGAGATTGGTAAGAGAGTCAGGGACAACCACTGGTTCTGGGATACTGAGGTTCTGGTTCTGGCGCAAAAAATGGGGTACAGGGTCAAGGAGATCCCCGTGCGGTGGCGGCATGGTGGTGAGACTAAGGTTGAATTTGGCAGAGATGTCACGTACATGTTCTCTCAAATTCTGAGGATGTGGCTCGATGAGAAAAAGAAAAGCAAAAAGTATCTTTTCATAACTACGCTGCTGGCTGTTGCAATACTGGCGGCCATAGCCCTGAAGGTTGGAGTTGAGAATGTCTACCACAATCTGCTTTCGCTGAATCTCTATTATGTTGTTGCAGCCTCAGCCCTCTACTCTGCATCTTACCTCCTCAGGGGTTTCAGATTCAAGTACATTATAGACAGGCTGGGTTACAATCACTCCACAGCCTTCTCAACCGCTGCCGTTAGCATAAGTCAAACAGTAAATGTTCTCACTCCTGTCAGAATCGGTGACTTTGCAAGAGCTTATGTTTTCAGAAGAAAAGAGGTACCGTATTCTGTTTCAATTGGAGGGATAGCTGCTGAGAGGGTATACGATTTGATTTCTGTAGCTCTGATAGCACTGGTGGCAGCTTTACTTCTTGGATCCGGAATGAGGGAGCCAGTTTATGCTTTCCTGTTTGCTCTGATAATCTTTCTTGGAATTTTTGGTCTTTCAAGGATGGAAAATGTTTTGGGTAGAGTTTTCAAGAATGCAAGAAGGGTTATGGGGGTGAAAGAGGGTCTTGTTCTTACCGTGCTGTCTCTGCTTCTATGGTTCTCGGACATAGCCGTTTGCTATATAGTCTCCATGAGCTTTGGAAGCCCGGACATCCTCCTCATATCTCTGGCAGTGGCGGTTGGGAACATAGTAAAGGCGCTGCCGGTAACCCCTGGAGGTGTTGGGACGTATGAAGCAGCGCTGACGGCAATTCTGTCCACCAGCTATCCAACGGGAACGGCATTCATAATAGCCCTCGTGGATCATGCCGTAAAGAACATAACCACTCTAATTCTCGGAATGATTTCTCTGGGAGCACTCAATCTCAGTCTCAAAGAGGTGGAGGGTCAGGAGTGACGTACACGCTTGTTTATGCGGTCTGCTTTTACACATCATCATTGCTGATAGCGATACCGTTTCTCAGATTTTTCAAGTATGGGGAGGCGAGATTTCTTTCTTTGCTGATTTTAACCTCGGTATCTTTTGCCATTGGTTTTTTTGCCCCTTTTAGAGTGGTTTTCTATTCAGTCTTTGCTCTGACCATTGCTATATCCCTCTACATCATTTATACTGAAAAACCCGAACTTGAATTTTCTGAGGCAATTTTTGTGGCAGTATTCGCCTTCTTTATCTTTTTGCGATTTTTGAATCCTCATATATTTGATTCGGAGAAATTCATGGACTCTGCTTTCATGAATGCTGTGCTGAAGTCCTCGTCGTTCCCTCCGAACGACCCCTTCCTTGCAGGAGGTAAACTTGATTTTTACTACTATTTCGGTCATGTTATCTCTGCCGGAATAACTCTGATGTCTTTTTCTCCACCAGAAGTCGGGTATAACATTGCAGTTTCCGCCCTCCCTGCCTACACAGCAGCAATCATCTACGAAATTCTGAGGAAGAAAGGGAATGCTGTGGCCTTCTCCGGGATAGTGCTGGCCATTTTTTCTGGCAACCTCTTTTCCTTCGTCGACTTTTTCAGAAGAATTTTTGAAGGCATTCCGGTGGACGGGAGCTACTACTGGAACGCCACGAGGGTGATAGAAAACACCATCAACGAATTTCCTTATTTCAGCTTCATACACGCCGACCTTCATGCCCATGTTGTTGCGATTCCGATTTTTGTTCTGATCCTCTCCCTTCTTTACAGGACGAGGTGGGGAAAGACAGAAGTAATGGCACTCGCTCTTGCACTGTTCGCACTGTTCGCCACG
This region of Archaeoglobus neptunius genomic DNA includes:
- a CDS encoding flippase-like domain-containing protein, which translates into the protein MKVSIVLPAYNEAGRLKQTVERVQKAAEETGYDYEIIIAEDGSEDGTDAIAREIAESNPKVIHLHSDERLGRGKALMNAFEKAEGDIVVYMDVDLATDLRHLKEIVDAIAREGYDLATGSRLMKSSDTDRPAKREIASRGYNFLVRLFLGSKIRDHQCGFKAFKKSVVMEIGKRVRDNHWFWDTEVLVLAQKMGYRVKEIPVRWRHGGETKVEFGRDVTYMFSQILRMWLDEKKKSKKYLFITTLLAVAILAAIALKVGVENVYHNLLSLNLYYVVAASALYSASYLLRGFRFKYIIDRLGYNHSTAFSTAAVSISQTVNVLTPVRIGDFARAYVFRRKEVPYSVSIGGIAAERVYDLISVALIALVAALLLGSGMREPVYAFLFALIIFLGIFGLSRMENVLGRVFKNARRVMGVKEGLVLTVLSLLLWFSDIAVCYIVSMSFGSPDILLISLAVAVGNIVKALPVTPGGVGTYEAALTAILSTSYPTGTAFIIALVDHAVKNITTLILGMISLGALNLSLKEVEGQE